The bacterium genome has a window encoding:
- the fdhD gene encoding formate dehydrogenase accessory sulfurtransferase FdhD: protein MPSSPNRFWDAAPPAARTSTVRRRVLQARETRVQARTDVLAVEEPLEIRIYPPDGGPAVPISVTMRTPGHDFELAAGFLYTEGLLRSPDDVRAISYCTEPSVDGAQQYNIVNVALRPGVPYDPERLRRHFYTSSSCGVCGKASIEAIHVRGIRAVRGEDLTVDDATLGRLGDALRAAQAVFEKTGGLHAAGWFDRDGRLLTVREDIGRHNAVDKLVGHAFLGRHLPLDRHLLMVSGRASFEIVQKAAAAGVPVLAAVSAPSSLACETAEAFGMTLVGFVRGPRFTVYTGEHRVRMRDG from the coding sequence ATGCCGTCGTCTCCCAACCGGTTTTGGGACGCCGCGCCGCCGGCCGCGCGGACCAGCACGGTGCGGCGGCGGGTCCTGCAGGCCCGGGAGACGCGCGTCCAGGCGCGGACGGACGTGCTGGCGGTGGAAGAGCCGCTCGAGATTCGGATCTACCCCCCCGACGGCGGACCGGCCGTCCCGATTTCGGTCACGATGCGGACGCCGGGACATGACTTCGAGCTCGCCGCCGGCTTTCTCTATACCGAAGGATTGCTCCGCTCGCCCGACGACGTGCGCGCGATCAGTTACTGCACGGAGCCGTCCGTCGACGGCGCGCAGCAGTACAACATCGTCAACGTGGCCCTCCGGCCGGGGGTTCCCTACGACCCCGAACGCCTCCGTCGCCACTTCTACACCAGTTCGAGCTGCGGGGTCTGCGGGAAGGCCTCCATCGAGGCGATCCACGTCCGGGGCATCCGCGCCGTGCGCGGCGAGGATCTCACGGTTGACGACGCCACACTCGGCCGGCTGGGGGACGCGCTCCGGGCCGCCCAGGCCGTCTTCGAGAAGACCGGCGGCCTCCACGCCGCCGGGTGGTTCGACCGCGACGGCCGGCTGCTCACGGTCCGGGAAGACATCGGCCGCCACAACGCGGTGGACAAACTCGTCGGACACGCCTTCCTGGGACGGCACCTGCCGCTTGACCGGCATCTCCTCATGGTCAGCGGCCGGGCCAGCTTCGAGATCGTGCAGAAGGCCGCGGCCGCGGGCGTCCCGGTCCTCGCCGCGGTCTCCGCGCCGTCGAGCCTCGCATGCGAAACGGCCGAGGCGTTCGGCATGACGCTGGTGGGGTTCGTACGCGGGCCGCGCTTCACCGTCTACACGGGCGAACATCGCGTTCGGATGCGCGACGGCTGA